In Oryzias melastigma strain HK-1 linkage group LG16, ASM292280v2, whole genome shotgun sequence, a single genomic region encodes these proteins:
- the LOC112136715 gene encoding cysteine-rich venom protein latisemin: MLVALVWILTLHGVQSACVLNDICPDDPTVQSVIVDVHNAFRRAVEPAAADMLMMSYSEELAVTAQAWVDKCVLDHGPPSSRMLNGYELGENLFYSTSPNSWTSVINAWYKEVSHFTFPNASTNGKPIGHYTQVVWNSSYKVGCGVTLCSNNIYLYGCHYYRAGNFKRWPPYKVGTPCASCPNNCVDKLCTNPCPYINQYLNCPALKALTGCQNVHIAAWCPASCKCSTEIIPVY, translated from the exons ATGTTGGTCGCGTTAGTTTGGATCTTGACCCTGCATGGGGTGCAATCTGCCTGTGTCCTG AACG ACATTTGCCCGGATGACCCTACGGTGCAGAGTGTAATTGTGGATGTGCACAATGCCTTCAGGAGAGCGGTGGAGCCTGCTGCTGCCGACATGCTGATGATG AGCTACAGTGAGGAGTTAGCAGTCACTGCTCAGGCTTGGGTtgacaaatgtgttttggaCCACGGACCCCCCAGCTCCAGAATGCTCAATG GATATGAATTAGGTGAGAATCTGTTCTACTCAACCTCGCCAAACTCGTGGACGTCCGTCATTAACGCCTGGTACAAAGAGGTGTCGCACTTCACCTTTCCAAATGCATCCACTAATGGAAAACCCATCGGACACTACACCCAG GTGGTGTGGAACAGCTCGTACAAGGTCGGCTGTGGCGTGACTCTCTGCTCCAACAACATCTATCTCTACGGCTGCCATTACTATCGCGC TGGAAACTTTAAGCGGTGGCCCCCCTACAAGGTCGGAACCCCATGTGCTTCCTGTCCCAACAACTGCGTGGACAAACTCTGCA CAAACCCCTGTCCTTACATAAACCAGTACCTGAACTGCCCCGCCCTGAAAGCCTTGACGGGATGTCAAAACGTTCACATCGCCGCCTGGTGTCCCGCGTCATGCAAATGCTCCACTGAGATCATTCCAGTCTATTAG